CTCGTCACAAGATTAGGATGTCTTTGGAGTTCTTGCTTTGATGTCTATAGCATTTAAAAACATTGTTGAAAATGGGAATTTGTTAATTTCAGAGGAATCCAAAATTACATCTAGAAGTTCATTGTTTATCGGTGGAGTTCTTGCATTGTTGCTTTTTTGCTTATTACATTTAACTCTTTGTTGAAAATGGAAACTTATTAATTTTAGAGTAatcaataattacaataaaatgtGGTTTTCTGTCATGTATCCTACTGTGAGTTGTTTTCAATATGGGAGTCGTAGCTTTGTTGTCTATGTAACATACCgctgatttattttatttttggttgttgaCTCTCCAGATGAGGGAGAGTCACGTAAGATGGTTTAGTCATGTCTGGAGAGTCACGTAAGATGGTTTAGTCATGTTTAGAGGAGAGTGACTAATGCTCCTGTAAGAAAGAGTGAGTTGATCCAAGTTGAGGGAACgaaaaaaggtagaggaagtccaaaaaatcacattagtataagtaataaaaaaggaCATAGCAATTAAGGGAGTAGCAAATAGAATGACTATAGATAGAGTAGAATGGAGTAAAATAATACATATGGCCAACCCTAACTAATCTGTTGAGGATCTATAgctgaccccaaaattttgagactatggctttgtttgttgttgttggacaTTTTTCTCTAATAGAGAGGcccaaaattcaaccaaaattttgtttctgcCATGTATGGTTGTATACTATTGTAAACTGttttcattggcaatatcagCATGTTAGATAATGTCGCCAGCTTTGCTTTTTTACCTTTTGTTGTGTTTGCATTATAGCTTATGGGtcgtttgtttttgttttgacatCTCAATTGCTTGTTCATATTCTAGATATAAAATATAGTGAGCCTCAATTGCATTGGATTTTTTTCATGGCAATTGAAGTATTCAAGCTTATTGTCTTCTGGATTTTTTGGACCCTTTTATTTTGACAGATATGACATATTTGATCAgggattattttattttaatgctttttacCTAATGCGTTGAAGATATATTCTTTTGTTGAAATGGATACTGACTTTGTTTCTCCATGTCTTTTGATCGTACTGTAGCTCACTGATGAACTGTCAAAGGTTGAGGGGAAGCTGAAGTTAACAGAATCTCTTTTAGAAAGCAAAGTATCGCTCAAGCCTCTTTCCATTtctgttttgaatttgatccttGTCACAATCTTGTATTtattctacaaaaaaaatattttgcagaatcttgaaattaagaaaatcaacGATGAGAAGAAGGCTTCCATGGCAGCTCAGTTTGCCGCTGAGGCCACTCTTCGAAGGGTTCATGCTGCTCAGAAGGATGATGATATGCCTCCGATTGAAGCCATTCTCGCACCTCTGGAGGCTGAGCTCAAGCTTGCTAAGCAGGAGGTATGTCCAGAGATTTgaactataattaaaaaaaaattcttccttTTTGTTACCATGaagtaaagaaattttttagtgTGGATGATTATTAATTCTCTCATTAATTATTTACCTTGATTCCATGCAGATTGCGAAGCTTCAAGATGATAACAAAGCATTAGACCGTCTTACAAAATCCAAAGAAGCAGCTTTACTTGAAGCTGAGAGGACAGTTCAGGTTGCTTTGGCAAAGGCCTCTATGGTGGATGACCTCCAGAATAAAAACCAAGAGTTAATGAAGCAGATTGAAATATGCCAGGTAAATGCAAACTTGCATGATGTTCTTTTTCCAGATGTGTATTAGATTTAGATATGTGTTGTTTCTGCTTATTACATACAATAAGAATGGATTTATATATCTACTGATCATGTGTGttaggaagaaaataaaattttggacaaaatgcATAGACAAAAGGTTGCAGAGGTTGAAAAGCTTACCCAAACTGTACGAGAGTTGGAAGAGGCTGTTCTTGCTGGTGGTGCTGCTGCAAATGCTGTGAGGGATTATCAGCGGAAAGTTCAGGAGATGAATGTAAATGTCCCTAACATAATTGAATTCTCAATCTTGGAAGTTGtttatatataatgataatTCTCCTCTAGTGGAAGGCAATTCCTTATAGTGGCAAGGTTTGAATTCTTTTGTTCCTCAGGATGAAAGGAAAACTCTTGACCGGGAGCTGGCCCGTGCAAAGGTAACTGCAAACAGAGTGGCTGTAGTTGTTGCAAATGAGTGGAAGGATGCGAATGACAAAGTGATGCCTGTAAAGCAATGGCTTGAAGAGCGGAGATTCTTGCAGGTAAATGTtgacttttatttctttctggTTTGATACTGTAGTCTTATTGTGTTACTttctttgataaatttttttttctaacttggCTTTTGTGGTTTCCATCTAATTATTTCCAAACTGTGTTGATACAGGGAGAAATGCAGCAACTCCGGGACAAGCTTACTATAGCCGAGCGAACTGCAAAGTCTGAAGCACAGTTGAAAGTAATGATCTTGTTTTATAGTCCATGTTGTAAACTATATTGTATGTTTCTTCTGTTATTGAAacgaaaactttttttttgtccctacaGGAAAAATTTCATATACGACTCAAAGTCCTAGAGGAGAGTTTGAGAGGATCGCCTAGTAGTAACACTCGCAGTACACCAGAGTCACGAAGTATAAGCAATGGGCCTTCTCGCCGTCAGTCACTGGGTGGAGCTGATAACATCTCAAGACTAACCTCCAATGGCTTTATATCCAAGAGAACACCAACATCTCAATTGAGATCATCTTCTTTGTCCTCTAGCACCAGTGCAGTGTTGAGGCATGCTAAAGGCACTTCAAAATCATTTGATGGTGGAACAAGGTCATTGGACAGGGGTAAGATTCTCATAAATGGGACGAGTCCTAGTTATTCATACACCCAATCTTGTGAGGTAACAAAAGATGTTGAGACAAATAATACCTGGAAAGGAAGTTCAGATGAAAAGCCAAATGAGTTCCAGACAGTGGATACGGAGGATAATGTCCCAGGGGTTTTGTATGATTTACTGCAAAAAGAGGTCGTAGCTTTGAGGAAAGCTGGCCATGAGAAAGATCAAAGCCTTAAGGACAAGGATGATGCTATTGAGGTTGATTTTCTTCCTAATTGTTttataattctatttttataacacttctagttaatattttgttttgtttggtgcTTTTCAGATGTTAGCAAAGAAAGTAGAGACGTTGACCAAGGCAATGGAAGTTGAAGCAAAGAAGATGAGAAGAGAAGTAGCTGCCATGGAAAAGGAGGTAGCAGCCATGCGTGTAGAGAAAGATCATGAGAATAGGGCTAAGAGATATGGCAATGTAAAGGGCCCTGTCAGCAGCACACAGCTGCTTCCTGGAAGGtactttgtaatattttttcaCCTTAGATCATGTTCTTGGGCTAAATTGGTTGTATCATTTACTGAATGCATTGCCATGGCTTGCATTTGTTATTTGTGGATTGTTAGAATAGCAGCCAGTGTATGACTTGCATGATCTCTCCCCCTCAATCATCTGTGTTGATAtcttgtttcttcttttattctaAATCTTTGAGTCTTTCGTGTTTTTATTCTCAGGTCAAACTTATTCCAAGTAATATCTGACATATGTTTTGTTCTCTAAAGTAAATTTTGCCTTAATAGTGATATCTGGGCGATATTTAAGCATATAGTGATGAAGTTCACTACTGTTTCTCATTATCCCTTTCAACTTGTTGGCATGTCATACCAAACATTGCCTCAATATATTCAGTTAAATCTCAGCCTAGATTTGTAGTTGGTACTAACATTCACTCCTTGGCAAACATACGTGCTTTTTTCTAATTCAAATGAATGTGCCGAGGCACTATTATTTTTTCTGCCTCCTTAAATTTGGTTCTTTAAATCCAATTTTTAGTCTGTAATCACGTATTGTTCAGTGTTTTAAAATCCACACTGAACCGCCCAATCCGACTGGGTTAACCATGAATCGGTTTGATTGCCAGTTCTTTGGGCTAAGAAAACTGAACAATTCAAATGATGGCTGCAAAACGTTTGAACCATCCCTGGCCAACCTTGAAACTGTTGTGGTTGGAAGGGGTCTGAAATGTTTGGAAATATAGCAAATGAACATCATGGAGTTTTGAACCAAATATGTTACTAAATCATTGTAATCACTCCCAATATATTTGTACCAAAGAGTTTGTGTTCTTTGCTaaatttatttgtcatttaGGAATTGTGCTTATGAATTTACTTTGAAAATGATCTTGTTTAAGATTGAACTGCTATGTATTTGAAGGATTAATAAACATGATATTTATttatgcttatttttttttttctatttacattataaaagctgtcaaaacacatttgaaaattgtttaaatgtttttagacattatttgtattcaattttaattttttacagaAATTGAatccatttatttttattgaaattaatttaatacaaatatatgaagtttttttttttttttttgataagtaataagattatattgataaaaaaaggAACACCCTCGTACACAGGGAGACAAATATATGAAGTTATCACAGTTTGACCTCCAGTTGAACTTTGGTCTGACCACAAAACCTTAAACTTCTGATTTTTCTAGGTCTTTAAACggtttggtttttaaaacatTGGTATTGTTTCCATTAAACCTAGACACTAACTTAATATGTAAATGAAAgtacattaataatataaagaTTGGATAAGCTTGACTAACCTCAGAGTCACATTTAgtgtagaaaataaattgtattacagttttttaattgagcctaatttttttaatgaaaagagtacttgtggttggccatttaaaatttcattattagCGAGTCCAGAATTTGTCATTAGATTGACTTGATGGCCAGTCATCCTTCAGCCATTAATGAGTTTCTTTgtcctctcttcctctctcttatTTCTAATTCTTTCTTAAGAGCCATAATTATAACCAGTGCAAGGGAATTGCTTTTGGTATTCCATCTACTACTAAACTTTACCTTTGGATAATGGCTcctttatatctatttttttttcgagTTGTGGCTACTTGATTACCTACATAATTTATGCatatgctttcttttctttaaactcAGGGAAGGGTGTGGTGATAGGTGGGGTAGGATTAGGTTTATATCTTTTGGTATATTCTCTCTTTGATTCCGTTAGACACCAATTGGTCCAATTTTATAGGGGAAAAAAACTGTAGTCATGATAGGTAGTCTTATTAGTACAGCTATCTGCATGATATAATCAATGGTTGACATGTTTTTGTGTCCTCAATGTCTTCTCTGTACATGCTAATGTTTGTAGTTGAGGATTCCTTGCATACACATGGACATGATAGCTGATAGGCACGCATAAATGTGGACAGATATGCACAGGGAGACAGACACACAATTCCCTAAAATGAGCGTTCCATAAATTAACAACCTTCTTTTGAGGAACCAAATTGACTTCATATTTTgggtcacacacacacatcctTGTCATAAATGATATGGGATATCAGCATACTAGTAATTCAGTTTATATTATATAGGAATTCATCAGATTGTAAGATTGTCAATTACACTTAAAACTTGATGCTGTGTAGTGGTTATCACGTCAGTAATGGCACTCCAGTCAGACACGGGTGTTTGTAAATTCCATAACAATCCACCTTTTGCATAGTGCCTATAAAGAGCTACTGCTCATGATGGGAGGCAGCCACTACCACCATGGTTTCCTTCAAATTTAAAGCAGCTAAATTTCAacaattacttttaaaaaaaaaaaaaagattgtaaattacactttacctgTAAAAAGCTAAAAGCCTCAATTCTGAAAGAAGATATTTTAAGTtgttcatttaaataaaataccaGTATTGTCACTTGTTAATATGGACACACAAGCTAATGATTTTAGCTGGAGACATGTCATGACTAAATGAGAGGGTAAAAAGAGATTATTATTCATAAACAAAATCTTTCTGTTGCATGGTATGTTACATTTTCTGATACTAAATAAATTTGTACGCTATGTGACGAATTATTGGGTGGTGCAAAAGCTTTCAAATTGGCTGCCACCTTTCATCCATTTGTTATCTAAAGGCAGCGCATAAGTTTCAGATTAGGACTTGGTGGAGGTGGCATCACttaatccaaaaatttaaaaatctgaCCATTTTACCAGTTTGGTATGCCAGCATTGGGCCATCTGTTTTTTTCAAGATGAAGGCTTGATGGCTCAAGAATCCCCCCTCCCCTCCCAAAAAAATGGAAGACATTGACCATAAATAATAGTTGCTATgctgattattatttttaattaaagttgcTGAGTCCTTGTATTTATGCATAGATGTGAATTAATAGTTTCTATGCTGATTATTGTTTGTacataaattattaaagttGTTGAGTCCTTGTATTTGTGCAGAAATGTGGGGCGAGGTGGGTTAACACGCAGTACCCAATGACGAGAAATCCTGCTGCAGCTGCAGTAAATCTTCATAGGCCTTGCTctcctttaaattttaattttaatttttaaatttcaccttattttgtgattgattataTGTAACCGGCATGCCGAGGCATCTACATTCACTGAAATtggcaaagacaagaaaaaccaaaaagagaGCGGAATATGAGGAAGAAATCGGTATGCTTCTGACGTAGACTGTTATTCCTCTGCTTAGGGATCAGGAAAAAGCAAAAGGAAGATAATTGACTTTGGGCTAACATTTTGTCAGGTTTTCTTTGAGTGGCCAGTCGTTGTGTGGTTGTATAGGTAGCTTATTGGCTTTTTACTTTGTTCCTTCCGCTATTGTGATTGTTGTTGGTTCaggtttgttaatatttttgtaatCAGATCAAGATCAGATCTTCTATGGTTGTGTTAATTCTTCTCTAGTTTCTTGTTGGTTATAAATCTATGGTAGAATGATTACTGTAAAAGTaggtattttcaattttttctgtGATCTTGCTAATGAGATGGAAGGCgagctaaaaactaaaatatgatTTACTGGTTCAAAAATCTTGTGACTATCATTTGAGCTGTGTGTTGGAAAATAGAACACTGAAATTGGAGATTACACTAAAATAATAAGAATGATTGGTCTGCTTCAGACCCATTAGTCACTTATTGGCTGAGTCGGAGGTCTGTGCTATTGTACTGGGTTCTATATTTTACAGGTTTGGTTCCAACTTAGGACCAAAGCTTCccttttaggcttttagccTTTCTGGAATGGGGAGTATGCAAGGATTGCGTGTAGTAACTCTATTTCGTCCAACCCTGAAAAGCAAAAGctaaaaagggggaaaaagaagaaagaaaacgcAAAGAAGTATTTGGCATTAAGCTTAGGAGTGGGGATATAGGGAACAGTTAAACAATGCGTGAACTAGCCAACAACATCAATACCAACCGTCTGGGTAGCCTAGTGATGTTTTACCTGTTGAAGGTGGAGGCATTGGGTTCATGTTATTGTGCTGtatctatcaaattattaatgtggGTGTTTCGGAATtataaaatatagtttttttttttttttttttcccttttaaaagGGAAAAGGTTTGTGACATTTCCTAAAAAGCCCACTCCTAAATACTGAAATGGCAATACTTACTAGAATGATGGTGACAACTGTACGTGCTTGCATGCTTAAAAGGCTGGGGTGGGAACAATGTTGTATCCattcaaaataactaataagttcaaaataactaataagttgttattggttttaatttaaatttataattaaaattatatttttgtccaTTAATAATGAGCTATTACTTAAGTGTTGTGGAAAATGTTGAGTAACATTTTTGATAATCTTGACTTTCTGCCATTTcaattttgttggtttgttttATTACGACGTTTGGAGCCCCATACGATAGAATGGAAgcgcaaaaaaaagaaaggaaaaaaagaaaaaaagaaaagaaaaagattgttAAGAAAATATGCACCATGGAGATTGGAGATGTGACTCGTTATGCACAAACATACGTAATAGCTCTCCAGGAATGCAAAGTTAcgtaaagtaaaagaaaaaaaaaagaataaaaaaaaaagcaactatTACTCATTCCTCAACCGTTTTTTTCCgtgtattctctctctctctctagatccACGTTCTGCATCTaacccattttttattattattcagtGATTGAAACCCTCATTGTTGATCCCGCATTCTGTTCTCGGATCCacatccttatttttttttctcttccctcAATCTTACAAATCCCATCACACAAACAATAGTACATTTCTTAGATCTTCGGTCGCTTTGAATCCATCCCCTCCCTCAAAAAAAATGGCAACAATGGAGAGCTTGATCGGGCTGGTGAACCGGATCCAGCGAGCCTGCACCGTCTTAGGCGATTACGGCGGCGAGGGGATGTCGCTTTGGGAAGCT
This genomic stretch from Quercus lobata isolate SW786 chromosome 3, ValleyOak3.0 Primary Assembly, whole genome shotgun sequence harbors:
- the LOC115981598 gene encoding microtubule-associated protein 70-1-like isoform X1, producing MAELSEDGGALSPAGEATNGRSTFPDWTPTAMQPAPLMVSGSFKEGKSSSRRRTSVRPSMDADEFINLLHGSDPVKVELNRLENEVRDKDRELGEAQAEIKALRFSERLREKAVEELTDELSKVEGKLKLTESLLESKVSLKPLSISVLNLILVTILYLFYKKNILQNLEIKKINDEKKASMAAQFAAEATLRRVHAAQKDDDMPPIEAILAPLEAELKLAKQEIAKLQDDNKALDRLTKSKEAALLEAERTVQVALAKASMVDDLQNKNQELMKQIEICQEENKILDKMHRQKVAEVEKLTQTVRELEEAVLAGGAAANAVRDYQRKVQEMNDERKTLDRELARAKVTANRVAVVVANEWKDANDKVMPVKQWLEERRFLQGEMQQLRDKLTIAERTAKSEAQLKEKFHIRLKVLEESLRGSPSSNTRSTPESRSISNGPSRRQSLGGADNISRLTSNGFISKRTPTSQLRSSSLSSSTSAVLRHAKGTSKSFDGGTRSLDRGKILINGTSPSYSYTQSCEVTKDVETNNTWKGSSDEKPNEFQTVDTEDNVPGVLYDLLQKEVVALRKAGHEKDQSLKDKDDAIEMLAKKVETLTKAMEVEAKKMRREVAAMEKEVAAMRVEKDHENRAKRYGNVKGPVSSTQLLPGRNVGRGGLTRSTQ
- the LOC115981598 gene encoding microtubule-associated protein 70-1-like isoform X2 → MAELSEDGGALSPAGEATNGRSTFPDWTPTAMQPAPLMVSGSFKEGKSSSRRRTSVRPSMDADEFINLLHGSDPVKVELNRLENEVRDKDRELGEAQAEIKALRFSERLREKAVEELTDELSKVEGKLKLTESLLESKNLEIKKINDEKKASMAAQFAAEATLRRVHAAQKDDDMPPIEAILAPLEAELKLAKQEIAKLQDDNKALDRLTKSKEAALLEAERTVQVALAKASMVDDLQNKNQELMKQIEICQEENKILDKMHRQKVAEVEKLTQTVRELEEAVLAGGAAANAVRDYQRKVQEMNDERKTLDRELARAKVTANRVAVVVANEWKDANDKVMPVKQWLEERRFLQGEMQQLRDKLTIAERTAKSEAQLKEKFHIRLKVLEESLRGSPSSNTRSTPESRSISNGPSRRQSLGGADNISRLTSNGFISKRTPTSQLRSSSLSSSTSAVLRHAKGTSKSFDGGTRSLDRGKILINGTSPSYSYTQSCEVTKDVETNNTWKGSSDEKPNEFQTVDTEDNVPGVLYDLLQKEVVALRKAGHEKDQSLKDKDDAIEMLAKKVETLTKAMEVEAKKMRREVAAMEKEVAAMRVEKDHENRAKRYGNVKGPVSSTQLLPGRNVGRGGLTRSTQ